A genomic window from Chitinophaga pollutisoli includes:
- a CDS encoding RNA polymerase sigma factor, whose protein sequence is MEELSRHIISNFQQGNERAFSSIIRQLRPHFIRQAYHLVKSETEADEVVSDAFMKLWYKKEDLGAGGTIFKFLQKVVHNNCLTRLEKRGLESKRLAKISGAFSEDTIRIDLQTELVNAELFAEVMLAIEKLPRRKKEVMKLILSDKSEEEIAEQLGITVRTVYNIHYEAKELLRGQFGKEQAVVALILYCISKSNIIS, encoded by the coding sequence ATGGAAGAATTAAGTCGTCATATTATTTCGAACTTTCAGCAAGGTAATGAAAGAGCCTTCTCCTCTATCATCCGGCAACTTCGGCCTCATTTCATCAGGCAAGCTTATCACTTGGTGAAGTCAGAAACGGAGGCGGATGAGGTGGTATCGGACGCATTTATGAAGTTGTGGTATAAGAAAGAAGATCTCGGTGCCGGCGGTACAATCTTTAAATTTCTACAGAAGGTTGTTCATAATAACTGCCTGACCAGGTTGGAGAAAAGAGGGCTTGAATCCAAGCGCCTGGCTAAGATATCGGGTGCTTTCTCAGAAGATACCATACGAATTGACCTGCAAACAGAGCTTGTGAACGCCGAGCTCTTTGCTGAGGTGATGCTGGCCATTGAGAAGCTTCCCAGGAGGAAGAAAGAGGTGATGAAGCTTATACTTTCCGATAAAAGTGAAGAAGAAATCGCCGAACAGCTAGGCATAACCGTAAGAACCGTTTATAATATCCACTATGAGGCTAAGGAATTGCTCCGTGGGCAATTCGGAAAAGAGCAAGCCGTTGTTGCGTTAATACTTTACTGCATATCTAAGTCGAACATTATCAGCTAA
- a CDS encoding DUF932 domain-containing protein, which produces MHNLNFNKAAGEYSFYTRREKAWHLLGQVGVASSSREVIVQSHLDFKVGKSPNYHFIPGRKFEKSESSFFTFREDTMEVLGSRVGPKYQPLQNDVAFSFMDDLAGAHNITYETAGALGKGERIFITAKIPRHIRIGKDDELEEYIFVTNSHDGSGSIIIAYTPVRIVCNNTLNAALKNCSNMRKIRHTASAAEKLASAKKFLGICDQFGNAFGDTLKRWTTINITDKQVRRLIEMAMAPTDKMLELVTQGKKDEFSSQFTTMVDQAMEYRFTHPSQLMETTQGKLFGAYNAVTGYFQNVKKYKNAEQQFTTIMEGKGQTIGQTAFNLCAQFESEGADALFLS; this is translated from the coding sequence ATGCACAATTTGAATTTCAACAAAGCAGCCGGAGAGTACAGTTTTTACACCAGAAGAGAAAAGGCGTGGCACCTATTGGGACAAGTTGGAGTGGCCAGCTCCAGCCGGGAAGTTATTGTTCAATCACATTTAGATTTCAAGGTCGGAAAATCTCCTAACTATCATTTTATTCCCGGTAGGAAATTTGAAAAATCAGAATCTTCATTTTTTACGTTTAGGGAAGACACAATGGAAGTTTTGGGAAGCCGCGTAGGCCCCAAATACCAACCGCTGCAAAACGATGTGGCATTTTCATTTATGGATGATCTGGCGGGCGCTCACAACATCACCTACGAAACCGCAGGTGCATTAGGGAAAGGTGAACGAATTTTTATTACCGCGAAGATCCCCCGACACATCAGGATCGGAAAAGATGATGAATTGGAAGAATACATCTTCGTAACCAATTCACACGATGGCTCCGGGTCTATTATTATTGCATATACACCGGTACGCATTGTCTGCAACAACACCCTGAATGCTGCTCTCAAAAATTGCTCAAACATGCGCAAAATTAGGCACACTGCCTCCGCAGCGGAAAAACTCGCCTCAGCCAAAAAGTTCTTAGGAATTTGCGACCAGTTCGGTAATGCCTTTGGCGATACGTTGAAAAGATGGACGACCATTAACATTACTGATAAGCAGGTAAGACGGCTCATTGAAATGGCTATGGCCCCTACCGATAAAATGTTGGAGCTGGTTACGCAAGGAAAGAAAGATGAATTTTCAAGCCAGTTTACAACAATGGTTGATCAGGCTATGGAATACCGCTTTACGCATCCGTCTCAACTCATGGAAACTACGCAGGGCAAACTATTTGGTGCCTACAACGCCGTAACGGGATACTTCCAGAACGTGAAAAAGTACAAGAACGCTGAACAACAATTCACGACGATCATGGAAGGGAAAGGGCAAACAATTGGTCAGACAGCTTTTAATCTGTGTGCACAGTTTGAAAGTGAAGGGGCAGATGCTTTATTCCTCAGCTAA
- a CDS encoding helix-turn-helix domain-containing protein — protein MQKSRTDVLHIVGTNLRLARISKNLSLTELSKLTGIDKGDLSKMEAGKINFGIITLYHLRDSLEIGIEQFFQE, from the coding sequence ATGCAAAAATCACGAACGGATGTGCTTCATATAGTGGGCACCAATCTTCGACTAGCCCGAATTAGCAAAAACCTATCTCTTACAGAACTATCAAAGCTGACTGGAATTGATAAAGGAGATCTCAGCAAAATGGAAGCTGGCAAAATAAACTTTGGGATTATTACACTATATCATTTGAGAGATTCCCTCGAAATCGGAATTGAACAATTTTTCCAGGAATGA